The proteins below are encoded in one region of Sulfolobus sp. A20:
- a CDS encoding amidase: MRLEELNSRYNAFITVKEIKGRSEGKLSGLTFGVKDVILTKDIRTTAGSKILENYIPSKNAYIVDIILREGGVILGKTNTHEFALGATNTSSIAGPAKNPYDDQRISGGSSGGSAVAVGLGLVDVGIGTDTGGSVRVPASLCGVIGFKPTTGLIPTDGVIPFSWTLDTIGFLARDVDVIYKVFSTVLPNDRKKVVLSKLRRRPRLGLFMFNENNEVSKVLLEGLDKISSYFDLINIDLPLLKENGSKVRRIIGLAEASSYHRDWLINYKDKYYFRDTYSLLVNGLNISAVDYIDSLRFRRELLKEYLKIFKEVDFILSPTTTITAPKISEVINNELKFRDSLISITELFNVVGAPSISVPFGKINGLPIGLMISGELYKDGDLLEFSKNLMEIYNIKVSVSP, translated from the coding sequence ATGAGGTTAGAAGAATTAAATTCTCGATATAATGCTTTTATTACTGTTAAGGAGATTAAAGGTAGGTCTGAGGGTAAGCTATCTGGTTTAACTTTCGGAGTCAAGGACGTAATTCTAACTAAAGATATTAGGACTACAGCTGGTTCAAAGATTTTGGAAAATTATATTCCTAGTAAAAATGCTTATATAGTGGATATTATACTACGAGAAGGAGGAGTAATTTTAGGTAAAACCAATACTCACGAGTTTGCTCTAGGTGCTACTAATACTTCAAGCATAGCTGGTCCTGCAAAAAATCCCTATGACGACCAAAGGATTAGTGGTGGGTCTAGTGGAGGTTCAGCAGTAGCGGTAGGTTTGGGTTTAGTAGATGTTGGGATAGGGACTGATACTGGAGGATCAGTTAGAGTTCCAGCCTCATTATGTGGCGTTATTGGTTTTAAGCCAACTACGGGATTAATTCCCACTGATGGTGTGATTCCGTTTAGCTGGACTTTGGATACTATTGGATTCTTGGCTAGGGATGTAGATGTTATTTATAAAGTGTTTTCTACAGTTTTGCCTAACGACAGGAAAAAGGTTGTTTTATCGAAATTAAGACGTAGACCGAGACTAGGGCTCTTCATGTTTAATGAAAATAATGAGGTCTCTAAAGTTTTATTGGAGGGTTTAGATAAAATTTCCTCTTACTTTGATCTAATAAATATTGATTTACCCTTATTGAAGGAGAATGGGAGTAAGGTGAGGAGGATCATAGGGTTAGCTGAAGCTTCCTCCTATCATAGAGATTGGCTGATTAACTATAAGGACAAATATTATTTTAGGGATACTTATTCTCTACTTGTCAATGGTCTGAACATCTCTGCTGTTGATTATATAGACTCCTTAAGGTTTAGAAGGGAGTTATTAAAGGAATATTTAAAAATATTTAAAGAAGTTGATTTTATATTATCCCCTACTACTACAATTACTGCCCCTAAAATCTCTGAGGTCATAAATAATGAGCTTAAGTTCAGAGACTCTTTGATATCTATTACTGAACTATTTAACGTAGTTGGAGCTCCTTCAATAAGTGTGCCTTTTGGTAAAATTAATGGCTTGCCAATAGGGTTAATGATTAGCGGAGAGTTGTACAAGGATGGTGATCTACTAGAGTTCTCTAAGAACTTAATGGAGATATATAATATTAAAGTGAGCGTTTCTCCTTAA
- a CDS encoding YbhB/YbcL family Raf kinase inhibitor-like protein, with protein sequence MIVRTSSFKVEDLIPSKYTCDGEDLSPTLEWDAVPSAKSYAVIVEDPDAPGGTFIHWVIYNIPTNKLPEGVPKVYKSEFGIQGVNDFGRVGYNGPCPPKAHPPHRYYFYVYALDTILKEVKNVDANELKSLMKGHEIDKGYVMGKYKRK encoded by the coding sequence ATGATAGTTAGAACGAGTTCTTTTAAGGTTGAAGACCTTATACCATCCAAATATACATGTGATGGAGAGGATTTGTCACCGACCTTAGAATGGGATGCTGTACCAAGCGCTAAAAGTTATGCCGTTATTGTAGAGGATCCTGATGCACCCGGCGGGACTTTTATTCACTGGGTCATTTATAATATACCAACTAATAAATTGCCAGAAGGAGTTCCTAAGGTGTATAAGTCAGAATTTGGTATACAAGGCGTAAATGATTTTGGTAGGGTTGGATATAATGGTCCTTGTCCTCCTAAAGCTCACCCACCACATAGATACTACTTTTACGTATATGCATTAGATACTATTTTAAAGGAAGTGAAGAACGTTGATGCTAATGAGTTAAAGTCGTTAATGAAGGGTCATGAAATAGATAAAGGTTATGTTATGGGTAAATATAAGAGAAAGTGA
- the psmB gene encoding archaeal proteasome endopeptidase complex subunit beta, which translates to MEIKNKILKGTTTVGIRVKDGVVLAADRRASAGFFVANKMVRKVLYITDKIGITTAGSVADLQFIYDVLKNIYHYNSITRYGPVSVKGIATRLANILSATKYFPYLVQILIGGYDDQPRLYNLDYLGDITEEQYVATGSGSPVAMGVLEDEYDESMSLDKAVDLAKRAVFSAIKRDSFTGTGVIVTKINSVGHEEYEFYLKKI; encoded by the coding sequence TTGGAGATAAAAAATAAAATACTTAAGGGTACAACGACTGTTGGTATAAGGGTAAAGGACGGTGTAGTGCTAGCTGCAGATAGAAGGGCAAGTGCAGGGTTCTTTGTGGCAAATAAAATGGTTAGGAAGGTACTATATATAACGGACAAGATAGGTATAACAACAGCAGGTAGTGTAGCTGATTTACAATTTATATACGATGTATTAAAGAATATATATCATTATAATTCGATAACTAGATATGGTCCAGTTTCTGTGAAAGGCATTGCGACTAGGCTTGCTAATATCTTATCAGCTACTAAGTATTTTCCATATTTAGTTCAAATATTAATTGGAGGTTACGATGATCAACCAAGATTATATAATCTGGATTACTTAGGGGATATCACTGAAGAACAGTATGTGGCTACGGGCTCTGGTTCTCCAGTCGCTATGGGTGTTTTAGAGGATGAGTATGATGAGAGTATGAGTTTAGACAAGGCTGTAGATTTAGCTAAAAGGGCAGTATTCTCTGCTATAAAAAGGGATTCCTTTACTGGGACTGGCGTTATTGTGACAAAGATTAATAGTGTTGGACATGAAGAGTATGAGTTTTACCTTAAGAAGATATAG